Proteins from a genomic interval of Vibrio casei:
- the cutA gene encoding divalent-cation tolerance protein CutA yields the protein MESQDGYAIVLSTTNDEESRQAIIESLLSEKLAACIQVVPISSYYQWHGEVNCDQESLMIIKILHRHYKDVERLILAHHNYQIPQVIMLPIETGFHEYLQWIQKNSK from the coding sequence ATGGAGAGTCAAGACGGTTACGCCATTGTTTTATCAACGACTAATGATGAAGAGAGCCGACAGGCTATAATTGAATCACTTTTAAGCGAAAAATTGGCAGCTTGTATTCAAGTCGTGCCAATTAGCAGTTATTACCAATGGCATGGTGAGGTTAACTGCGATCAAGAATCATTGATGATTATTAAAATATTACACCGTCATTATAAAGATGTTGAACGACTTATTTTGGCACACCACAATTATCAAATACCGCAGGTGATCATGTTGCCCATTGAAACAGGGTTTCATGAATACTTACAGTGGATACAAAAAAACAGCAAGTAA
- the queE gene encoding 7-carboxy-7-deazaguanine synthase QueE, with translation MYKINEIFQTIQGEGYFTGVPSVFVRLQVCPVGCAWCDTKQTWTAEAQDETTLGDIMLKQSDSPTWSYATAEEIIQQYVMKGYTAKHIVITGGEPCIYDLTSLTEAFESIGCRCQIETSGTSEVLCSSNTWVTVSPKIAMKGKLDVLDSAVQRANEIKHPVGTQKDIDHLDSLLKKANCESKGHIALQPISQKARATELCMEICIQRNWRLSIQTHKYLNIA, from the coding sequence TTGTATAAAATTAATGAGATATTTCAAACAATTCAAGGTGAAGGTTACTTTACTGGTGTGCCGTCGGTCTTTGTGCGATTACAAGTTTGCCCAGTAGGTTGTGCCTGGTGTGACACTAAACAAACATGGACTGCTGAGGCTCAAGATGAAACGACGCTTGGCGATATTATGCTTAAGCAGAGTGATAGTCCAACGTGGAGTTATGCGACGGCAGAAGAGATCATTCAGCAATATGTGATGAAAGGTTATACCGCTAAACATATAGTGATTACTGGTGGTGAGCCTTGTATTTACGACTTAACGTCGTTGACGGAAGCGTTTGAATCCATTGGTTGTCGTTGCCAAATTGAAACCAGTGGTACGTCAGAAGTGTTATGCTCAAGCAATACATGGGTGACAGTGTCACCAAAAATTGCCATGAAAGGCAAGCTTGACGTGTTAGATTCTGCGGTCCAACGTGCCAATGAAATTAAACACCCAGTAGGAACACAAAAAGATATTGATCATTTGGATTCTTTACTGAAAAAAGCAAATTGTGAGTCAAAAGGACATATTGCTTTGCAGCCTATTAGCCAGAAAGCGAGAGCAACAGAATTATGCATGGAGATATGCATTCAGCGTAATTGGAGATTATCCATTCAAACGCATAAGTATCTTAATATTGCTTAA
- a CDS encoding YeeE/YedE family protein — MSIPWNALFGGALLGVSATLLMLFKGKVVGISGILGGVLARESSDKGWRVLFILGLIAGGFIANIMMGLDSVAIPQMYSSSMVEMMIAGLLVGLGTKLGNGCTSGHGICGVARFSLRSVVATVIFMFVAAVVVFIRLHVL, encoded by the coding sequence ATGAGTATTCCATGGAATGCATTGTTTGGTGGGGCACTACTCGGTGTCTCTGCAACGTTACTTATGTTATTTAAGGGAAAGGTTGTTGGTATCAGTGGTATTTTAGGCGGAGTGCTGGCTCGTGAATCCTCTGATAAGGGTTGGCGTGTCCTATTTATTCTTGGATTAATTGCTGGTGGCTTTATCGCAAATATCATGATGGGTTTAGATAGCGTTGCGATACCTCAAATGTATTCGAGCAGCATGGTAGAGATGATGATTGCAGGATTACTTGTGGGACTGGGAACTAAGTTAGGTAATGGTTGTACAAGTGGACATGGTATCTGTGGAGTGGCACGATTTTCATTACGATCTGTTGTCGCAACGGTAATTTTTATGTTTGTTGCAGCCGTGGTCGTTTTCATCCGATTACATGTTTTATAA
- a CDS encoding DUF6691 family protein, translating to MKNYSFISLVSGLLFGVGMVVSGMVDSSKVTAFLDVFGDWKIDLAFVMGGALFVFTPMYHFVIKPRQKPLDQSTFCLSNKKTIDWKLILGASLFGLGWGIVGICPGPVLASISILNIDLLGFIVAMIIGMVIVQKFQHKIV from the coding sequence ATGAAAAACTATTCATTTATCTCGTTGGTTTCAGGTTTGTTGTTTGGCGTTGGGATGGTTGTATCTGGTATGGTTGATTCGAGTAAAGTAACCGCCTTTCTTGATGTTTTCGGTGATTGGAAGATTGATCTCGCTTTTGTAATGGGAGGAGCTTTATTCGTTTTTACTCCTATGTATCATTTTGTCATCAAACCAAGGCAGAAACCGTTAGACCAATCAACATTTTGTTTGAGTAATAAAAAAACGATTGATTGGAAATTGATCCTAGGTGCGAGTTTGTTTGGCTTGGGTTGGGGAATCGTAGGTATTTGTCCTGGACCGGTGTTAGCGTCAATTTCAATATTGAACATAGACTTATTAGGTTTTATTGTGGCAATGATAATAGGCATGGTTATCGTTCAAAAATTCCAACACAAAATCGTATAA
- a CDS encoding SgrR family transcriptional regulator: MSSPRLRTQFERLFEHFQGEDAVIQLDELTDILCCTRRNTRIVLNKLAEEGWIEWIPAAGRGKQSQLVFKRNKYDVSDNLAKRYLEEGRIEHALAVLDNDPARLTQVFQGYLGVSHLEGQQVIRLPYYRQIATLNPLKPTRRSEQHIIRQIFSGLIKLDEEGEVQSDLAHHWEMISASHWRFYLRSGIRFHNGDRLTMNDVIESIQRLASFPLFEHIQSVDSPSSNIIDIHLHSDDHYLPLLLTETQAKIVQSQIGHNENFDLIPNGTGPYRVTRNDNARLVLEAFEHYFGYRPLIERVEVWVIDQAHSSMVYPSLTHPNISREGQFTDVELDPGCTYLLLNRLSGIAKNNQWADYLSHKLNPFSLLRQIPDQKVIELGLLHAHGLKPGWHHSGVLDPNPMPPKLIDEKVDITVAYHAKHPLFPYVVQSMKVLLKEDGIQLKTIKYDLTVENPDAVDIWLKPMGLANNRKDALIGWLLGYSDISSMSTNENFNTWKELVSQWRETANNEFPAKELAKQLVETKQLIPMFHCWLGVSQEQCGSLQNATCNALGWFDFSQVWVKPD; this comes from the coding sequence ATGAGTAGCCCGCGCTTACGAACCCAATTTGAACGTTTATTTGAGCATTTTCAAGGTGAAGATGCAGTCATTCAGCTTGATGAACTTACCGATATATTGTGTTGCACTCGTCGTAATACGCGTATTGTTTTAAATAAATTAGCAGAAGAAGGTTGGATTGAGTGGATACCCGCAGCAGGGCGAGGAAAGCAGTCTCAGCTTGTTTTTAAACGCAACAAATATGATGTGAGCGATAACCTAGCAAAGCGTTATTTAGAAGAAGGTAGAATAGAGCATGCCTTAGCAGTGTTAGATAATGATCCTGCTCGCTTAACACAGGTATTCCAAGGTTATTTAGGGGTCAGTCATTTAGAAGGTCAGCAAGTTATTCGCTTGCCTTATTATCGCCAGATCGCGACGTTAAATCCGCTTAAACCAACGCGTCGTTCAGAGCAACATATCATACGGCAAATCTTTAGTGGTTTAATTAAACTAGATGAGGAGGGAGAGGTTCAATCTGATCTTGCTCATCATTGGGAAATGATAAGCGCGAGTCATTGGCGGTTTTATTTACGCTCAGGGATTCGTTTTCATAATGGTGATCGCCTGACGATGAATGATGTTATTGAAAGTATTCAGCGACTAGCCTCGTTTCCTCTTTTTGAACATATTCAGAGTGTGGATTCACCTTCAAGTAATATTATTGATATTCACCTGCATTCCGATGATCACTACTTACCGCTTTTATTAACGGAGACTCAGGCTAAAATTGTACAAAGTCAAATAGGTCACAATGAAAATTTTGATTTAATACCAAATGGCACGGGGCCTTATAGAGTAACGAGAAATGATAATGCTCGACTAGTATTGGAAGCTTTTGAACATTATTTTGGGTATCGACCATTAATCGAACGTGTTGAAGTTTGGGTGATTGATCAAGCACATTCTTCTATGGTTTATCCAAGCTTGACCCATCCGAATATTTCTCGTGAAGGTCAGTTTACCGATGTTGAGCTTGATCCGGGTTGTACTTATTTACTGTTGAATCGTTTATCTGGTATAGCCAAAAATAATCAATGGGCAGATTACTTATCACATAAGCTGAATCCTTTTAGTCTACTTAGACAAATACCAGATCAAAAAGTCATTGAATTAGGTTTACTACATGCTCATGGTTTAAAGCCGGGTTGGCATCATAGTGGTGTATTGGATCCTAACCCGATGCCACCAAAATTGATAGATGAAAAGGTGGATATTACCGTCGCCTACCATGCGAAACACCCGTTATTCCCTTATGTCGTTCAGTCCATGAAAGTCTTATTAAAAGAAGATGGTATCCAACTAAAAACCATTAAATACGATTTAACGGTCGAAAACCCAGATGCTGTTGATATTTGGCTAAAACCAATGGGATTGGCGAATAATCGTAAAGATGCATTGATCGGCTGGTTATTAGGCTACAGTGATATTAGTTCTATGAGTACAAATGAAAACTTTAATACATGGAAAGAATTAGTTTCGCAATGGCGAGAAACGGCTAACAATGAGTTTCCAGCCAAAGAGTTAGCAAAACAACTGGTAGAGACGAAACAACTTATTCCTATGTTTCACTGTTGGCTTGGTGTGAGTCAAGAGCAGTGTGGATCGTTACAAAATGCGACTTGTAATGCACTGGGATGGTTTGATTTTAGCCAAGTATGGGTTAAGCCTGACTAA
- a CDS encoding recombinase family protein: protein MSQPKIYIYRRVSSERQTKKSGLEIQVSDKTLSDLQEKYPDYSLVELANDAGLSAYHGKHLEATTALTEFIQACKSGKIPKGSILAVYSLDRLSRLKLGAAYEQVFIPIVENGVKIYSETEARIYQNDDTDYILATVLFSRAHNESKTKAKRNRDAIINAVKKWQDEKTFTANLTSAPFWIDNSTGKLNSLSESALFIVDSLIRGIGYKTISEQLQDKYPLPPQRNTSKAGTFWTIETIYKLRSNKALLGNKQVTIKDENGKQQDFTLDDYYQPLITWDTWQQLQKTKANKKRTYTDNIYLLSDLKSVLVCGECGYSMAATANKSSSNKRAKYFCCGASSKKSNHLLWKLDVETLERIVLLLINEGLEDGVKRITSPDYLRQVEEHNAKLEQAETTLEDIKTRWNSTQSPTMLDLMLQQEIKIKELQQKVDEHKALTDTVKNTDSLNDY from the coding sequence ATGTCACAACCAAAAATTTATATTTACAGGCGTGTAAGTTCAGAAAGACAAACTAAAAAATCAGGACTTGAGATACAAGTAAGTGATAAAACACTATCAGATTTACAAGAAAAGTATCCCGATTATTCTCTTGTAGAGCTTGCTAATGACGCAGGTTTAAGCGCCTATCATGGAAAACATCTTGAAGCTACTACCGCATTAACTGAATTTATACAGGCTTGCAAATCAGGGAAAATCCCCAAAGGCTCAATACTTGCGGTGTACTCTCTCGACCGTCTGAGTCGCTTAAAGCTAGGTGCAGCGTACGAACAAGTTTTTATCCCGATTGTCGAAAATGGTGTGAAAATTTATAGTGAAACTGAAGCTAGGATTTATCAGAACGATGATACAGATTACATACTAGCTACTGTTTTATTTAGTCGTGCGCATAATGAAAGTAAAACTAAAGCAAAGCGGAATAGAGACGCAATTATAAACGCAGTTAAGAAGTGGCAAGATGAAAAAACATTCACAGCTAACTTAACTAGCGCACCCTTTTGGATCGACAATTCCACAGGGAAACTTAATTCACTATCTGAATCCGCCTTGTTTATTGTTGATAGTCTCATAAGAGGCATAGGCTATAAGACAATATCAGAGCAACTACAAGACAAGTATCCCCTACCGCCTCAACGAAATACTAGCAAAGCAGGCACATTTTGGACGATAGAAACTATCTACAAGCTAAGAAGCAACAAGGCTTTATTAGGCAATAAGCAAGTAACAATAAAAGATGAAAATGGGAAACAGCAAGATTTTACTTTAGACGATTATTACCAACCCTTGATCACTTGGGATACATGGCAACAACTCCAAAAAACCAAAGCTAATAAAAAGAGAACTTACACAGATAATATTTATCTTTTAAGTGATTTAAAAAGTGTCTTAGTGTGTGGTGAATGTGGTTATTCAATGGCTGCAACTGCTAATAAATCTAGTAGTAATAAACGAGCTAAATATTTTTGTTGTGGTGCATCTTCCAAGAAATCTAACCATTTATTGTGGAAGCTAGACGTTGAAACATTAGAGAGAATAGTCTTGTTATTGATAAATGAAGGTCTAGAAGATGGTGTAAAACGTATTACTTCCCCTGATTACTTGCGACAAGTGGAAGAACATAATGCTAAATTAGAACAAGCGGAAACGACTTTAGAAGATATCAAGACAAGATGGAACTCTACGCAATCGCCAACAATGTTGGATCTGATGTTACAACAAGAAATTAAAATAAAAGAATTACAGCAAAAAGTAGATGAACATAAAGCATTGACAGATACAGTAAAAAACACTGATAGCTTAAACGACTATTGA
- a CDS encoding ketoacyl-ACP synthase III: MANIYAEITGWGKCLPPAVLTNDDLSTFLETSDEWIRSRTGIESRRISHVETSDLATVAAKNAMQAAGVTADDIDCIIVATCSPDTLIPNIASKVQNNLGIKAAAAFDLNAACTGFLYGLETATRLIQAGNYRNAVVIGAEHLSYYLNWTQRDTAVLFGDGAGAVVLSRREQDQPVGLQEAALGCDSEGRDILAIPKFGTSMDRFAEDSGNWNFDFVGKDIFKRAVKGMNAATQSVLERSGLKKDEVDCVIPHQANIRIIQTLCDFAGIPQEKAFVNIQKYGNTSAATVPIALCEAVEQRFVKPNMNILVAAFGAGLTWGAGMIKWGDRITPVEAQTAKLEDCDKTALQLLEEAIQHCKSYQK, translated from the coding sequence ATGGCCAATATTTATGCAGAAATTACAGGTTGGGGCAAATGTCTTCCACCCGCTGTTTTGACCAATGATGATTTAAGTACTTTTTTAGAGACATCCGATGAATGGATTCGTTCTCGAACTGGTATTGAAAGTCGTAGAATTTCACATGTTGAAACTTCCGATTTAGCCACTGTTGCCGCTAAAAATGCGATGCAAGCTGCCGGTGTTACTGCAGATGACATTGATTGTATTATTGTGGCTACATGCTCGCCTGATACACTGATTCCTAATATCGCTTCTAAAGTTCAAAATAATCTTGGTATTAAAGCCGCTGCGGCATTTGATTTGAATGCCGCTTGTACGGGGTTTTTATATGGGCTTGAAACGGCTACGCGTTTAATTCAAGCGGGGAATTACCGTAATGCAGTTGTGATTGGTGCTGAGCATCTTTCTTATTACCTTAACTGGACACAGCGTGATACGGCTGTTTTATTTGGTGATGGTGCTGGCGCTGTAGTGCTAAGTCGTCGAGAGCAAGATCAGCCTGTTGGTTTACAAGAAGCCGCATTAGGTTGTGATTCAGAAGGGCGAGATATTCTTGCTATTCCTAAATTTGGAACAAGTATGGATCGTTTTGCAGAGGACAGTGGTAACTGGAACTTTGATTTTGTCGGTAAAGATATCTTTAAACGTGCAGTAAAAGGCATGAATGCTGCAACTCAATCCGTATTGGAACGTTCTGGTTTAAAGAAAGATGAGGTTGATTGTGTTATCCCTCATCAAGCCAATATTCGAATTATTCAAACTTTATGTGATTTTGCGGGTATCCCGCAAGAAAAAGCATTTGTAAATATTCAAAAATACGGTAATACATCAGCAGCCACTGTGCCTATTGCGTTGTGTGAAGCCGTAGAACAACGTTTTGTTAAACCAAACATGAATATTTTGGTTGCGGCATTTGGTGCTGGACTTACTTGGGGGGCCGGTATGATTAAGTGGGGCGACCGTATTACTCCAGTTGAAGCGCAAACGGCTAAGCTTGAAGATTGCGATAAGACTGCTCTTCAATTGCTAGAAGAAGCTATTCAGCATTGTAAGTCTTACCAAAAATAA
- a CDS encoding LabA-like NYN domain-containing protein, with the protein MQTVSILVDVQNIYYTTRDKYQRHFDYNAFWAEVMKDRTLVQANAYAIARSDDKQKQFHNILRGIGFDVKLKPFIQRQDGSAKGDWDVGIALDAIELAETSDVIVIASGDGDFDLLVKRIQQRYGKTVEVYGVPGLTANSLIEAADRYQAIEASLLL; encoded by the coding sequence ATGCAGACAGTTTCAATCTTAGTTGATGTACAAAATATCTATTACACCACCCGCGATAAATATCAGCGTCACTTTGACTATAATGCCTTTTGGGCGGAAGTTATGAAGGATCGAACTTTGGTTCAAGCGAATGCTTATGCTATTGCACGCAGTGACGATAAGCAGAAACAGTTTCATAATATTTTGCGAGGAATTGGCTTTGATGTGAAGTTGAAACCATTTATTCAAAGGCAAGATGGATCGGCGAAAGGGGACTGGGATGTTGGAATTGCCTTAGATGCGATCGAATTAGCTGAAACATCCGATGTTATTGTTATTGCTTCAGGCGATGGAGACTTTGATTTACTGGTTAAACGTATTCAGCAACGCTATGGAAAAACAGTAGAAGTTTATGGTGTTCCAGGATTGACGGCGAATTCTCTGATTGAAGCCGCCGACCGTTATCAGGCGATAGAAGCATCGTTACTTTTATAG
- a CDS encoding DUF2789 family protein, which produces MEMHRHSLESLFEQLGLPHTAKDIESFIQKNSPLLDQTLPIHRASFWNDSQSAFLKEAKKEDADWVEVVDQLDVLLRTSEH; this is translated from the coding sequence ATGGAAATGCACAGACATTCGTTAGAATCGTTATTTGAACAACTCGGTTTACCTCATACCGCTAAAGATATTGAATCCTTTATTCAGAAGAACTCTCCTTTGCTCGATCAGACATTACCCATACACCGAGCGTCATTTTGGAATGATTCACAGTCCGCTTTTTTAAAAGAAGCCAAAAAAGAGGATGCTGATTGGGTTGAAGTGGTTGATCAACTAGATGTGCTATTACGTACTTCTGAGCATTAA
- a CDS encoding DUF3389 family protein, whose translation MIIEFVHGKIIANQHEIVIKLMSIPHSSLQAQVESLTLIGRGANVITAHDAGCQWSMKLDDHTQLEQLAEFLCLPIHE comes from the coding sequence ATGATCATTGAATTTGTTCATGGAAAAATTATCGCCAATCAACACGAAATTGTGATTAAGTTAATGTCGATTCCTCACTCTAGCTTACAAGCACAAGTTGAATCATTAACATTAATTGGGCGTGGTGCGAATGTGATTACTGCCCATGATGCGGGATGTCAATGGTCTATGAAGCTTGATGACCACACTCAGCTTGAGCAACTGGCTGAGTTTTTATGCCTGCCAATTCATGAATAA
- the trxC gene encoding thioredoxin TrxC — MTTFKTECPHCHGKNNVPVERLSDQANCGRCKLPLFDGTPITGTSENINHLLKSNVPVVIDFWAPWCNPCVGFAPVFEDTANEMSGKIRFIKIDTESEQNIAALYQIRSIPTIMVFKDGKRVDIINGALNKTQFSQWLTQAIAK, encoded by the coding sequence ATGACAACTTTCAAAACAGAATGTCCACACTGCCACGGTAAAAATAACGTACCGGTCGAACGATTATCTGACCAAGCCAATTGCGGTCGTTGTAAACTTCCTCTTTTTGATGGAACCCCTATTACAGGTACTTCAGAAAACATCAATCATCTTCTTAAAAGCAATGTTCCTGTCGTCATCGATTTTTGGGCTCCATGGTGTAACCCATGTGTTGGCTTTGCGCCTGTTTTTGAAGATACAGCCAATGAAATGTCCGGAAAAATAAGGTTTATAAAAATTGATACCGAAAGTGAGCAAAACATTGCTGCTTTATATCAAATCAGAAGTATTCCAACCATTATGGTATTCAAAGATGGAAAACGAGTAGATATCATTAATGGTGCACTGAATAAAACTCAATTTTCTCAATGGCTAACGCAAGCAATCGCTAAATAA
- a CDS encoding DUF2986 domain-containing protein: MNRKKKINSILKKRLKQQNAKLHSTNKPKYISKADRAKMEEDLAQQASEVTKSDESIVQG; encoded by the coding sequence ATGAACCGTAAGAAAAAAATAAATTCTATTTTGAAAAAGCGTCTTAAGCAACAAAACGCTAAGCTTCACAGCACCAATAAGCCTAAATATATCTCAAAGGCTGATCGCGCTAAAATGGAAGAAGATCTGGCACAGCAAGCTTCAGAAGTCACTAAATCCGACGAATCTATAGTGCAAGGATAA
- a CDS encoding MFS transporter — translation MKDVSLPSSKQSLTVPVIALSLYAIASGYLMSLIPLMLDQYGLSTDTASWLASAFYAGLLLGAMFIEPIVAKIGHKYSFILFLILFSLTIAVMPLIPTQSMWLFARFIAGMAVAGIFVVVESWLLIGDEQSRTKRLGLYMASLYGGSTLGQLGIGVLGNEGNAPFMSILVILLLATSILVFGRSQQPETQQHLSLSLRKILKLDKAAIIGCAVSGLLLGSVYGLMPLELKARHVDTDHIGILMALLVLGGMAVQPLVSWASNRMSKSLLMGLFCLLGVFSIGITTLNGSYSILAICLVLLGMSTFSLYPIAITLGCHQLEEAYIVSATQVMLLSYSIGSVFGPLVAHNFMRNPEGLMGYLFVILLATALYMFAASLKGKQRIVAGD, via the coding sequence GTGAAAGACGTATCTTTACCTTCATCAAAACAATCCCTCACAGTACCTGTGATCGCCCTTTCTTTGTATGCGATCGCTTCTGGCTATTTGATGAGTCTGATTCCTTTGATGCTTGATCAATATGGTTTAAGTACGGATACTGCTAGCTGGTTAGCTAGTGCCTTTTATGCAGGGTTGCTTTTAGGTGCCATGTTTATAGAGCCTATCGTTGCAAAGATTGGCCACAAATATTCATTTATTTTATTCTTAATTCTATTTTCGCTAACTATTGCGGTTATGCCTTTAATTCCAACCCAATCTATGTGGTTGTTTGCTCGTTTTATTGCAGGTATGGCTGTAGCTGGAATTTTTGTTGTGGTTGAATCCTGGTTATTAATTGGTGATGAACAAAGCCGTACGAAACGATTAGGCTTGTACATGGCTTCACTTTATGGCGGATCAACCTTAGGTCAACTTGGTATTGGTGTCCTAGGCAATGAGGGTAATGCTCCATTCATGAGCATTCTCGTCATTCTTCTACTAGCAACGTCTATTTTAGTCTTTGGACGTAGCCAGCAGCCAGAAACACAGCAACATTTAAGTTTAAGCTTGCGCAAAATTTTAAAATTAGATAAAGCGGCGATCATTGGATGTGCGGTTTCTGGTTTATTACTAGGTTCTGTTTATGGCTTAATGCCTTTAGAACTAAAAGCGCGTCATGTAGACACTGACCATATAGGTATTTTAATGGCTTTATTGGTACTGGGGGGAATGGCAGTACAACCTTTAGTTTCATGGGCAAGTAACCGCATGAGCAAAAGTTTATTAATGGGTCTATTTTGCTTACTAGGTGTATTTTCCATTGGAATTACAACACTAAATGGCAGCTACTCTATATTAGCGATCTGTTTAGTATTATTAGGAATGTCTACATTTTCTTTGTACCCAATCGCCATTACTCTAGGCTGTCATCAGCTTGAAGAAGCTTACATTGTATCGGCAACACAAGTCATGCTATTAAGTTATAGCATTGGTTCAGTATTCGGCCCGTTAGTCGCGCATAATTTTATGCGTAACCCAGAAGGGTTAATGGGTTACTTGTTTGTTATTTTATTAGCAACTGCGCTTTATATGTTTGCAGCAAGCTTAAAAGGTAAACAACGCATCGTCGCTGGAGATTAG
- a CDS encoding hotdog fold thioesterase, which produces MIWKKDVSLELLNSTSKNTLMEHLNIEYVEITDNSISATMPVTSITHQPMGLLHGGASVVLAETLGSLAANMCVGDDAYCVGLDINANHIRAKRNGVATGKTWPIHLGVSTQVWQIEIVDEEQRLLCTSRITMAVKRKK; this is translated from the coding sequence ATGATTTGGAAGAAAGACGTCAGTTTAGAATTGTTGAATTCAACGTCAAAAAATACCTTAATGGAACATTTAAACATCGAATATGTCGAGATTACCGATAATAGTATTTCGGCAACGATGCCAGTAACGAGCATTACTCATCAGCCGATGGGGTTATTACATGGTGGGGCATCTGTTGTACTGGCTGAAACTCTTGGTTCACTCGCGGCTAATATGTGTGTTGGTGATGATGCTTATTGTGTAGGGCTTGATATTAATGCAAACCATATACGAGCAAAGCGTAATGGTGTTGCGACAGGGAAAACTTGGCCTATTCATCTTGGTGTATCAACTCAAGTGTGGCAAATTGAAATAGTTGATGAGGAACAAAGACTATTGTGTACCAGCAGAATTACCATGGCAGTAAAGCGTAAAAAATGA
- the queD gene encoding 6-carboxytetrahydropterin synthase QueD has product MTCEIYKDFIFEAAHHLPNVPEGHKCGRLHGHSFFVRLYIQGEVDATTGWIIDFGDVKKIFSPIYDRLDHYYLNDIPGLENPTSEVIAKWIWEQVKPLLPELSKVEIKETCTAGCIYVGQ; this is encoded by the coding sequence ATGACTTGCGAAATATATAAAGACTTTATTTTTGAAGCTGCCCACCATTTACCCAACGTTCCTGAAGGCCATAAATGTGGTCGTTTACATGGACACTCTTTTTTTGTTCGCTTGTATATCCAAGGTGAAGTAGATGCCACCACTGGCTGGATAATCGATTTTGGTGATGTTAAAAAGATATTTTCACCTATCTATGATCGCCTAGATCATTATTATTTAAATGATATCCCTGGGCTTGAGAATCCAACAAGTGAAGTGATCGCTAAATGGATATGGGAACAAGTAAAGCCATTATTACCAGAACTAAGCAAAGTTGAAATTAAAGAAACATGTACAGCTGGTTGTATTTACGTTGGTCAATAA